The Catenuloplanes niger genome includes a window with the following:
- a CDS encoding glycosyltransferase family 4 protein: MTRTLLITNDFPPRPGGIQSFVHNLAIRQPAGGVVVYASRWKGAAEFDAAQPFEVVREDTSVLLPTPAVARRAAELARAHDCDTVWFGAAAPLGLLADGLRRRAGIGRAVALTHGHEVGWAALPGARGLLRRIARGNDVITYLGEYTRTRLDRALHGLTDLQRLAPGVDVDAYHPDAGGDEIRARHGLTGRPVLVCVSRLVARKGQDTLIRAFPEIRRRVPDAALLLVGGGPYRPTLERLAREHGVERDVVLTGSVPWAELPAHYAAGDVYAMPCRTRNRGLDVEGLGIVYLEASATGLPVIAGDSGGAPDAVLHGETGYVVPGLDLPALTDRAVTLLTDRDLARRLGAAGREWVAKEWRWEQQAARLSALLEPRQTEGPAA; encoded by the coding sequence TTGACCAGGACCCTGCTGATCACGAACGACTTCCCGCCCCGCCCCGGCGGCATCCAGTCGTTCGTGCACAACCTCGCGATCCGCCAGCCGGCCGGCGGCGTGGTCGTCTACGCCTCCCGGTGGAAGGGCGCGGCCGAGTTCGACGCCGCCCAGCCGTTCGAGGTCGTCCGCGAGGACACGTCCGTGCTGCTGCCCACGCCCGCGGTCGCCCGCCGCGCCGCCGAGCTGGCCCGCGCGCACGACTGCGACACCGTCTGGTTCGGTGCCGCGGCCCCGCTCGGCCTGCTCGCCGACGGGCTGCGCCGCCGGGCCGGCATCGGCCGCGCGGTCGCGCTGACCCACGGCCACGAGGTCGGCTGGGCCGCGCTGCCCGGCGCCCGGGGCCTGCTCCGCCGCATCGCCCGCGGCAACGACGTGATCACCTACCTGGGGGAGTACACCCGGACCCGGCTGGACCGTGCGCTGCACGGCCTCACCGACCTGCAGCGGCTCGCGCCCGGCGTCGACGTCGACGCCTACCACCCGGACGCCGGCGGTGACGAGATCCGCGCCCGGCACGGGCTCACCGGCCGCCCGGTCCTGGTCTGCGTGTCCCGGCTGGTGGCCCGCAAGGGGCAGGACACGCTGATCCGCGCGTTCCCCGAGATCCGCCGCCGGGTGCCGGACGCGGCGCTGCTGCTGGTCGGCGGCGGGCCGTACCGGCCGACGCTGGAACGGCTGGCCCGCGAGCACGGCGTCGAGCGGGACGTGGTCCTCACCGGCAGCGTGCCGTGGGCGGAACTGCCCGCGCACTACGCGGCCGGTGACGTCTACGCCATGCCCTGCCGCACGCGCAACCGCGGGCTGGACGTCGAGGGCCTCGGCATCGTCTACCTGGAGGCCTCCGCCACCGGCCTGCCGGTCATCGCCGGCGACTCCGGTGGCGCGCCGGACGCGGTGCTCCACGGCGAGACCGGCTACGTCGTGCCCGGACTCGACCTCCCGGCGCTGACGGACCGCGCGGTCACGCTGCTGACCGACCGCGACCTCGCGCGCCGGCTCGGCGCCGCGGGCCGGGAGTGGGTGGCCAAGGAGTGGCGCTGGGAGCAGCAGGCCGCGCGGCTGAGCGCCCTGCTCGAACCCCGGCAGACCGAGGGGCCGGCCGCGTAG
- a CDS encoding M48 family metallopeptidase — protein MTPRWWAVLTLGTLAVALLAVALLLIPWQRPPAPRTDQVAALATLPQDRVERAREFRSTLRPATWGGLALGLVVALLLGLTPLGARLVELCGRPFDGHWAAQALLGGFAVVLLADLLTLPIGAWRHTVLVRYGLSTQGWGGWAADLARSYAVSAVIGGLVLLGFYALTRFAPQWWWAFGAAGAATLVALLSFVVPVLVEPVFNRFTPMPDGPLRTELMQLAARDGVPVREVLVADASRRTRAVNAYVSGLGPTRRIVVYDTLLEEATPGEVTSVVAHELGHAKDNDVLIGTVLGALGAAAAVVTLYLLGSWTGLLRAAGAGDIGEPRAIALVLAVITVAGLVSSPAQAFVSRRIEARADAHALALTGDPATFEAMQARLSTVNLGDPDPPRWEYLYGATHPSTVERMAAARAYARGER, from the coding sequence ATGACCCCTCGCTGGTGGGCCGTGCTCACCCTCGGCACGCTCGCCGTGGCACTGCTCGCCGTCGCGCTGCTGCTGATCCCGTGGCAGCGCCCGCCCGCTCCGCGCACCGACCAGGTGGCCGCGCTCGCCACGCTGCCCCAGGACCGGGTCGAGCGCGCCCGTGAGTTCCGGTCCACGCTGCGCCCGGCGACCTGGGGCGGCCTGGCGCTCGGCCTGGTCGTCGCGCTGCTGCTCGGCCTGACCCCGCTCGGCGCCCGCCTGGTCGAGTTGTGCGGCCGCCCGTTCGACGGCCACTGGGCCGCGCAGGCGCTGCTCGGCGGCTTCGCCGTGGTGCTGCTCGCCGACCTGCTCACGCTGCCGATCGGTGCCTGGCGGCACACCGTGCTGGTCCGGTACGGGCTCTCCACCCAGGGCTGGGGCGGCTGGGCCGCCGACCTCGCCAGGTCGTACGCGGTGAGTGCCGTCATCGGCGGCCTCGTCCTGCTCGGCTTCTACGCGCTGACCCGGTTCGCGCCGCAGTGGTGGTGGGCGTTCGGCGCGGCCGGCGCCGCCACGCTCGTCGCGCTGCTCTCGTTCGTGGTGCCGGTGCTGGTCGAGCCGGTCTTCAACCGGTTCACGCCGATGCCGGACGGTCCGCTGCGCACCGAGCTGATGCAGCTCGCCGCGCGCGACGGCGTCCCGGTCCGGGAGGTGCTGGTCGCGGACGCGTCCCGGCGCACCCGCGCGGTGAACGCCTACGTGTCCGGTCTCGGCCCGACCCGCCGGATCGTCGTCTACGACACGCTGCTCGAGGAGGCCACGCCCGGCGAGGTCACCTCCGTCGTCGCCCACGAGCTGGGCCACGCGAAGGACAACGACGTCCTGATCGGCACCGTGCTCGGCGCGCTCGGCGCGGCCGCCGCGGTCGTCACGCTCTACCTGCTCGGCTCGTGGACCGGTCTGCTCCGGGCGGCCGGGGCCGGCGACATCGGCGAGCCGCGCGCGATCGCGCTGGTCCTCGCGGTGATCACGGTCGCCGGCCTGGTCTCGTCGCCGGCCCAGGCGTTCGTCAGCCGCCGCATCGAGGCCCGGGCGGACGCGCACGCGCTCGCGCTCACCGGCGACCCGGCCACGTTCGAGGCCATGCAGGCCCGGCTGTCCACGGTCAATCTCGGCGATCCGGATCCGCCCCGCTGGGAGTATCTCTACGGTGCCACCCACCCCTCCACCGTGGAGCGGATGGCCGCGGCCCGCGCGTACGCACGAGGGGAGCGCTGA
- a CDS encoding NYN domain-containing protein: MSVPAPPDDRSPGEAAPSPAIIRLPESVESHELGESAEPILPEQVRQRVIQLTATLLPGLPYDEIPDVLRKVARFAPNRRARLGGTAIATQLAADPLFRQRIGRKASAEAGDLGTAIAEGTAVGAADPVEVAALAYLVRPAGWFDLVAAAGEAVRAEADSAAVSEAVRAAEQRAARAEHDRAVARVEADKLRDELARVREELGQLREEHRTTARALRETQARERKAAEMLATEKGRAKSAADRHDQELRKLRSKLADAEAAASGARSAVRDSRAADDARLWLLLETIGQAANGLRRELAIGPADRLPADLVAAAAADRPEAPDRVGARATDNDDPARLDQLLALPKAHLIVDGYNVTKRGWSEMSLEHQRKRLITGLGGIAAQTGDEVTVVFDGAERQHGLPPAPRGVRVLFSRKGETADEVIRRLVRAEPSGRPVIVVSSDREVADGVRRHGAYPLAADSLLRRLSRS; the protein is encoded by the coding sequence ATGTCCGTACCGGCGCCGCCCGACGACCGCTCCCCCGGGGAAGCGGCGCCGTCCCCTGCGATCATTCGGCTCCCCGAGTCCGTCGAGTCCCATGAGCTGGGCGAATCCGCCGAGCCGATCCTGCCCGAACAGGTCCGCCAGCGGGTGATCCAGCTCACCGCCACGCTGCTGCCGGGGCTGCCGTACGACGAGATCCCCGACGTGCTGCGCAAGGTGGCCCGGTTCGCGCCGAACCGGCGCGCCCGGCTCGGCGGCACCGCGATCGCCACCCAGCTCGCCGCGGACCCGCTCTTCCGCCAGCGGATCGGCCGGAAGGCCTCCGCCGAGGCCGGCGACCTCGGCACCGCGATCGCCGAGGGCACGGCCGTGGGCGCGGCCGACCCGGTCGAGGTCGCCGCCCTGGCCTACCTGGTCCGCCCGGCCGGCTGGTTCGACCTGGTCGCGGCCGCCGGTGAGGCGGTCCGCGCCGAGGCGGACAGCGCCGCGGTCAGCGAGGCGGTCCGCGCGGCCGAGCAGCGCGCCGCCCGCGCCGAGCACGACCGCGCGGTCGCCCGTGTCGAGGCGGACAAGCTGCGCGACGAGCTGGCCCGCGTCCGCGAGGAGCTCGGCCAGCTGCGCGAGGAGCACCGCACCACGGCCCGTGCGCTGCGCGAGACCCAGGCCCGCGAGCGCAAGGCGGCGGAGATGCTCGCCACCGAGAAGGGGCGGGCCAAGAGCGCGGCCGACCGGCACGATCAGGAGCTGCGGAAACTTCGGTCCAAGCTGGCCGACGCGGAGGCGGCGGCGAGCGGCGCCCGGTCCGCGGTCCGCGACTCGCGCGCGGCCGACGACGCCCGTCTCTGGCTGCTGCTGGAGACGATCGGGCAGGCCGCCAACGGGCTGCGCCGCGAGCTCGCGATCGGCCCGGCCGACCGGCTCCCGGCCGACCTGGTGGCGGCCGCCGCCGCGGACCGTCCCGAGGCGCCCGACCGGGTCGGCGCGCGCGCCACCGACAACGACGACCCGGCCCGCCTCGACCAGCTGCTCGCGCTGCCGAAGGCGCACCTGATCGTGGACGGCTACAACGTCACCAAGCGCGGCTGGTCCGAGATGTCGCTGGAACACCAGCGCAAACGCCTGATCACCGGCCTCGGCGGGATCGCGGCGCAGACCGGCGACGAGGTCACCGTGGTCTTCGACGGCGCGGAGCGGCAGCACGGCCTGCCCCCGGCGCCGCGCGGCGTGCGCGTGCTCTTCTCCCGCAAGGGCGAGACCGCGGACGAGGTGATCCGCCGCCTGGTGCGCGCGGAGCCGTCCGGACGCCCGGTGATCGTCGTCTCCTCGGACCGGGAGGTGGCGGACGGCGTGCGGCGGCACGGCGCCTACCCGCTGGCTGCGGATTCGCTCCTCCGAAGACTGTCTCGATCATAG
- a CDS encoding DEDD exonuclease domain-containing protein, with the protein MPLSGVTFVVVDLETTGGAPAKPDGSNAIGITEIGAVKVRGGEELGVFGTLVNPGEAIPPFITVLTGITEAMLAPAPPIEEVLPAFLEFVKGAVLVAHNAPYDVGFLKAACARLGYDWPPVKVLDTAALARRALTRDEVPNRKLGTLAAFFRAQTTPTHRALDDARATVDVLHGLFDRLGSHNVSTLGEAIEFAKAVTPTQRRKKHLAEGLPKVPGVYVFRAADDRPLYVGTSVDIATRVRSYFTAAEKRARMSEMLNAAVRVEAIECAHGLEAEVRELRLIAAHAPPYNRRSKFPERVVWLKLTTDAYPRLSMVRALADDGGTYLGPFSSRRAAELAASGVYDAIPIRQCGHRLSVRIPMPACALAELGRCPAPCEHRVTVDDYDAMAATPFRTAVTSDPGPLINALMARIESLSESQRYEEAAVLRGRMAALLRALIRMQRLSGLTSQAELVAARPHAGGGWDLAIVRHGRLAAAGVSPPRVHPRPTIESLRLTAETVLPGPGPTPAATAEETERILAWLERPETRLVEMTDTWSSPVRGAARFGELLARAEGALSANNSAVRS; encoded by the coding sequence ATGCCGCTGTCCGGGGTGACGTTCGTGGTGGTGGACCTGGAGACGACCGGTGGCGCCCCGGCCAAGCCGGACGGCAGCAACGCGATCGGGATCACCGAGATCGGCGCGGTGAAGGTGCGCGGCGGCGAGGAGCTGGGCGTCTTCGGCACGCTGGTCAACCCGGGCGAGGCGATCCCGCCGTTCATCACGGTGCTGACCGGCATCACCGAGGCGATGCTGGCACCAGCGCCGCCGATCGAGGAGGTGCTGCCCGCGTTCCTGGAGTTCGTGAAGGGTGCCGTGCTGGTCGCGCACAACGCGCCGTACGACGTGGGTTTCCTGAAGGCGGCCTGCGCCCGGCTCGGCTACGACTGGCCGCCGGTGAAGGTGCTGGACACGGCCGCGCTGGCCCGGCGCGCGCTGACCCGCGACGAGGTGCCGAACCGGAAGCTCGGCACGCTGGCCGCGTTCTTCCGCGCGCAGACCACGCCGACGCACCGCGCGCTGGACGACGCACGCGCCACCGTGGACGTGCTGCACGGCCTGTTCGACCGGCTGGGCAGCCACAACGTGTCCACGCTGGGCGAGGCCATCGAGTTCGCGAAGGCGGTGACGCCCACCCAGCGCCGCAAGAAGCACCTGGCCGAGGGCCTGCCCAAGGTCCCGGGGGTGTACGTGTTCCGGGCCGCCGACGACCGCCCGCTCTACGTGGGCACGTCGGTGGACATCGCGACCCGGGTGCGCAGCTACTTCACGGCCGCGGAGAAGCGGGCGCGGATGTCCGAGATGCTCAACGCGGCGGTCCGGGTGGAGGCGATCGAGTGCGCGCACGGGCTGGAGGCGGAGGTGCGCGAGCTACGGCTGATCGCGGCGCACGCCCCGCCGTACAACCGCCGGTCGAAGTTCCCCGAACGGGTGGTCTGGCTGAAGTTGACCACGGACGCGTACCCGCGGTTGTCCATGGTCCGGGCGCTGGCCGACGACGGCGGCACCTACCTGGGCCCGTTCTCCTCGCGGCGGGCGGCGGAGCTGGCCGCGTCCGGCGTCTACGACGCGATCCCGATCCGGCAGTGCGGGCACCGGCTGTCCGTGCGCATCCCGATGCCGGCCTGCGCGCTGGCCGAGCTGGGGCGGTGCCCGGCGCCGTGCGAGCACCGGGTCACCGTGGACGATTACGACGCGATGGCCGCCACGCCGTTCCGGACCGCGGTGACGTCGGACCCCGGCCCGCTGATCAACGCGCTGATGGCCCGGATCGAGAGCCTCTCCGAGTCCCAGCGGTACGAGGAGGCCGCGGTGCTGCGGGGCCGGATGGCCGCGCTGCTGCGCGCGCTGATCCGCATGCAGCGGCTGTCCGGGCTCACCTCGCAGGCCGAGCTGGTCGCGGCCCGGCCGCACGCCGGCGGCGGCTGGGACCTGGCGATCGTCCGGCACGGACGGCTGGCCGCGGCCGGGGTGTCACCCCCGCGGGTGCACCCGCGGCCGACCATCGAGTCGCTGCGGCTGACCGCGGAGACGGTGCTGCCGGGCCCGGGACCCACCCCGGCCGCGACCGCCGAGGAGACGGAGCGCATCCTTGCGTGGCTGGAACGCCCGGAGACCCGGTTGGTGGAGATGACGGACACGTGGTCGTCTCCCGTGCGGGGTGCCGCGCGCTTCGGCGAGCTCCTGGCCAGGGCGGAAGGGGCCTTGTCGGCAAATAACTCAGCCGTTCGGTCATAG
- a CDS encoding RelA/SpoT family protein — translation MDVDAGHGAALGRALPSPDVPLTRRLRALLSWQPPVNDPVTKLIKMHKSVHPSGDIAVLRHAYRVADNCHRGQMRKSGDPYITHPLAVAEILAEMGMDTTTLIAALLHDTVEDTSYTLEALRGDFGDEVAHLVDGVTKFDKAFYGKAAESETIRKMIVAAGKDVRVLIIKLADRVHNMRTLGARSNASRERIAKATLDVLVPLCDKLGIQWLKRELDDVVLLHLQPDAHERISTYVANRRGWDDYLEDVVKQSRAALRRQRVTASVTPRPRHLYSIWKDTVRGDYAEPFDLPRIAIVVDGTDTDCYMALGAIHTKWRPVAGRFKDFIASPKNNLYRSLHTTVTGPQGRTVEVLIRTEAMHRLAEFGVAAPYRFPKLVAHGEGAEQLDWLHRVLDWEPEAKDAGVFLDSLRCELAESQIQVFCEGRPVMLPLGATSVDLAYEVGTDAGERCVAVTINGRTAPILSELAEGDVVELFLDDDGDSDPLHRGPHRDWLQYAKTSHAQLQLNRRFAEKDAPGMTITDKVRLGRATIGLTLLRTHNRGLASERPLLRLAEQLGYPDLETLLVAVFDRTLDPDDLARKLVASVDHPD, via the coding sequence GTGGACGTCGACGCCGGCCACGGCGCCGCACTGGGACGTGCACTGCCCTCCCCCGACGTGCCCTTGACCCGGAGACTGCGTGCGCTGCTCTCCTGGCAGCCGCCGGTTAACGACCCGGTCACGAAGCTGATCAAGATGCACAAGTCGGTCCATCCGTCCGGCGACATCGCGGTTCTTCGGCACGCCTACCGGGTCGCGGACAACTGTCACCGGGGGCAGATGCGCAAGAGCGGCGATCCGTACATCACGCATCCGCTCGCGGTCGCGGAGATCCTGGCCGAGATGGGCATGGACACGACCACGCTGATCGCGGCGCTGCTGCACGACACGGTCGAGGACACGTCGTACACGCTGGAGGCGCTGCGGGGTGACTTCGGCGACGAGGTGGCCCACCTGGTCGACGGCGTGACCAAGTTCGACAAGGCGTTCTACGGCAAGGCCGCCGAGTCGGAGACGATCCGCAAGATGATCGTGGCGGCCGGCAAGGACGTCCGGGTGCTGATCATCAAGCTGGCCGACCGGGTGCACAACATGCGCACGCTGGGCGCGCGGTCCAACGCCTCCCGCGAGCGGATCGCCAAGGCCACGCTGGACGTGCTGGTCCCGCTCTGCGACAAGCTGGGCATCCAGTGGCTCAAGCGCGAGCTGGACGACGTGGTGCTGCTGCACCTGCAGCCGGACGCGCACGAGCGCATCTCGACGTACGTGGCGAACCGCCGCGGCTGGGACGACTACCTCGAGGACGTGGTCAAGCAGTCCCGGGCCGCGCTGCGCCGCCAGCGGGTCACCGCCTCGGTGACGCCCCGCCCCCGGCACCTGTACTCGATCTGGAAGGACACGGTCCGCGGAGATTACGCCGAGCCGTTCGACCTCCCCCGGATCGCGATCGTGGTCGACGGCACGGACACCGACTGCTACATGGCGCTCGGCGCGATCCACACGAAGTGGCGCCCGGTGGCCGGCCGGTTCAAGGACTTCATCGCCTCGCCGAAGAACAACCTCTACCGTTCGCTGCACACCACGGTCACCGGCCCGCAGGGGCGCACGGTCGAGGTGCTGATCCGCACCGAGGCGATGCACCGGCTCGCCGAGTTCGGTGTGGCCGCGCCGTACCGGTTCCCCAAGCTCGTCGCCCACGGTGAGGGGGCGGAGCAGCTCGACTGGCTGCATCGCGTGCTCGACTGGGAGCCGGAGGCGAAGGACGCCGGGGTCTTCCTCGACTCGCTCCGATGTGAGCTCGCCGAGTCACAGATCCAGGTTTTCTGCGAGGGGCGGCCGGTGATGCTGCCCCTCGGTGCTACCTCCGTCGACCTCGCCTACGAGGTGGGGACGGACGCGGGCGAGCGCTGCGTGGCGGTGACGATCAACGGGCGGACCGCGCCGATCCTCTCCGAACTGGCCGAGGGTGACGTGGTCGAGCTGTTCCTGGACGACGACGGCGACTCCGACCCGCTGCACCGCGGCCCGCACCGCGACTGGCTGCAGTACGCCAAGACGTCGCACGCGCAGCTGCAGCTCAACCGCCGGTTCGCGGAGAAGGACGCGCCCGGCATGACGATCACGGACAAGGTCCGGCTGGGCCGCGCCACGATCGGGCTGACGCTGCTGCGCACGCACAACCGCGGGCTGGCCAGTGAGCGGCCGCTGCTGCGTCTCGCCGAGCAGCTCGGCTACCCCGACCTGGAGACGCTGCTGGTGGCGGTCTTCGATCGGACGCTGGACCCGGACGACCTCGCGCGGAAGCTGGTCGCCTCCGTCGATCACCCGGACTGA
- a CDS encoding NUDIX hydrolase — protein sequence MNLRHSTALRAIAYGTFYRLPLVLRRRIVRAVVPKYVVGSVVFVHDSEAPAPGRLLLLRQPPGVSWTLPAGLLQRREAPIDGALRELHEETGLKLTREDLVPATPNAIVHAKGWVDMCYHAFVPASTAPVHADGAEVLELRWYALDDLPKLSPATGRLLGMFGIGPAAAPGAVPAIPTRR from the coding sequence GTGAATCTCCGCCACTCCACCGCGCTCCGCGCCATCGCCTACGGCACCTTCTACCGGTTGCCGTTGGTCCTTCGACGCCGCATAGTCCGGGCGGTCGTGCCGAAGTACGTCGTCGGCTCCGTGGTGTTCGTGCACGACTCCGAGGCGCCCGCGCCCGGCCGCCTGCTGCTGCTCCGCCAGCCCCCGGGCGTGAGCTGGACGCTGCCCGCCGGCCTGCTCCAGCGCCGGGAGGCACCGATCGACGGCGCGCTGCGCGAACTGCACGAGGAGACCGGGCTCAAGCTCACCCGCGAGGACCTGGTCCCGGCCACGCCGAACGCGATCGTGCACGCGAAGGGCTGGGTGGACATGTGCTACCACGCGTTCGTGCCGGCCTCGACCGCGCCGGTCCACGCGGACGGCGCGGAGGTGCTGGAGCTGCGCTGGTACGCGCTGGACGACCTGCCGAAGCTCTCCCCCGCGACCGGGCGGCTGCTCGGCATGTTCGGCATCGGCCCGGCCGCCGCGCCCGGTGCCGTCCCCGCGATCCCCACCCGCCGATGA
- a CDS encoding NTP transferase domain-containing protein yields MSDIAAVILAAGEGQRLRPLTLDTPKALCPVGNVPLLDRALARVDALGLPAAVNAAYLGEAVARHAEGRAHVSVEPDGPLGTGGGLARLRSWVDGRGVLLGNADAYLHDPALGPGPDIAALIDGWDGTSVRMLGRPAASGSGEFGAYDFAGFSLIPWRFVASLPDAKHEVVRSVWRPAEREGALTVVPYAGTYLDTGTPSLYLAANLHAAAGASLVAADAVVTGRVERAVIGAGARVDGDVRDAVVWPGGRVRAGETLTSAIRVGDDLTVPASMS; encoded by the coding sequence ATGAGCGACATAGCCGCGGTCATCCTGGCCGCCGGCGAGGGACAGCGGCTGCGTCCGCTGACCCTGGACACGCCGAAGGCGCTCTGCCCGGTCGGCAACGTCCCGCTGCTGGACCGCGCGCTGGCCCGGGTCGACGCGCTGGGCCTGCCGGCCGCCGTGAACGCGGCCTACCTGGGCGAGGCCGTGGCCCGGCACGCGGAGGGCCGCGCGCACGTCTCGGTGGAGCCGGACGGCCCGCTCGGTACCGGCGGCGGCCTGGCCCGGCTGCGCTCCTGGGTGGACGGCCGCGGCGTGCTGCTCGGCAACGCGGACGCCTACCTGCACGATCCCGCGCTCGGCCCGGGGCCGGACATCGCCGCACTGATCGACGGCTGGGACGGCACGTCCGTGCGGATGCTGGGCCGGCCCGCGGCGTCCGGCAGCGGTGAGTTCGGCGCGTACGACTTCGCCGGCTTCTCGCTGATCCCGTGGCGGTTCGTGGCGTCGCTGCCGGACGCCAAGCACGAGGTGGTGCGGTCGGTGTGGCGCCCGGCCGAGCGGGAGGGCGCGCTCACCGTGGTGCCCTACGCCGGGACGTACCTGGACACCGGCACGCCGTCGCTCTACCTGGCCGCGAACCTGCACGCCGCCGCGGGCGCGTCGCTGGTGGCCGCGGACGCGGTGGTGACCGGCCGGGTGGAACGCGCGGTGATCGGTGCGGGTGCCCGCGTCGACGGCGACGTCCGTGACGCGGTGGTCTGGCCGGGCGGGCGCGTGCGCGCGGGCGAGACGCTCACGTCCGCGATCCGGGTCGGCGACGACCTCACCGTCCCGGCTAGCATGAGCTGA
- a CDS encoding Lrp/AsnC family transcriptional regulator translates to MITAIVLIDCATDSIPEVAETLAALPGVSEVYSTAGHVDLIAIIRVRQFEQIAEVIAGSISKVPGVISTESHIAFRAYSQHDLEEAFAIGLPETD, encoded by the coding sequence GTGATCACCGCGATCGTCCTCATCGACTGTGCCACCGACTCGATCCCGGAGGTGGCCGAGACGCTGGCCGCACTCCCGGGGGTCAGCGAGGTCTACTCCACCGCCGGCCACGTCGACCTGATCGCGATCATCCGCGTCCGGCAGTTCGAGCAGATCGCCGAGGTGATCGCGGGCAGCATCTCCAAGGTCCCCGGCGTGATCAGCACGGAGTCGCACATCGCGTTCCGGGCCTACTCGCAGCACGACCTCGAGGAGGCGTTCGCGATCGGCCTGCCCGAGACGGACTGA
- a CDS encoding alpha/beta hydrolase, giving the protein MNRSRSVGLVALTLVTAVTASLAAVPAVAAASPSQVSWGACPEDVVADAAPTVLECGTVPVPLDYRDPDGRQIDVMVSRLASTDPAKRRGILLTNPGGPGGTGLELPGQLANLGAPASLLDAYDIIGMDPRGVGHSTPLLCGLTTDLGYWANIPPYAVDEAAVDRHAATSEAVAERCAATDTGGLIPHLTTANTARDLDLIRIALGEEKASFLGYSYGSVLGAAYASMFPGTSDRIIIDSNVGGTALDHDALRRFGLGMEQTFGDFAAWAAARHDTYGIGRTAAEVRRNYLTLAARLDEEPVDGYDGVTFRLLAFTAMYDSIVYPLLAELWQALQNGDEAAVAKLAAEAGEPVAEENALSSFLAVTCNDSDWSEDVATYRRAVAKDRKRYPLFGAAAANITPCAFWPYERYEPTVKINDRGPRNVLIMQNLRDPATPYRGGQLAREAFRKRSSLVTVDGSGHGVYVFGTNPCAQRVGTAYLVDGVMPRDPYCAAGTPAPDADPRRRADLLNRLSNGF; this is encoded by the coding sequence ATGAATCGAAGTCGGAGCGTGGGCCTGGTGGCCCTGACGCTCGTCACGGCGGTCACCGCGTCGCTGGCCGCGGTGCCGGCCGTGGCCGCGGCGTCCCCGTCCCAGGTGAGCTGGGGAGCGTGCCCGGAGGACGTGGTGGCCGACGCCGCGCCCACGGTGCTGGAGTGCGGCACGGTGCCGGTGCCGCTGGACTACCGCGACCCGGACGGCAGACAGATCGACGTCATGGTGTCGCGGCTGGCGAGCACGGATCCGGCGAAGCGCCGCGGCATCCTGCTGACCAACCCGGGCGGGCCGGGCGGAACCGGGCTGGAGCTGCCCGGGCAGCTGGCCAACCTGGGCGCGCCGGCGAGCCTGCTGGACGCCTACGACATCATCGGGATGGACCCGCGCGGCGTCGGGCACTCCACGCCGCTGCTCTGCGGGCTCACCACGGACCTGGGCTACTGGGCGAACATCCCGCCGTACGCGGTGGACGAGGCGGCGGTGGACCGGCACGCCGCGACGTCCGAGGCCGTCGCGGAGCGGTGCGCGGCCACCGACACCGGCGGGCTGATACCGCACCTCACCACCGCGAACACGGCCCGCGACCTGGATCTGATCCGGATCGCGCTGGGCGAGGAGAAGGCCAGCTTCCTGGGCTACTCGTACGGGTCGGTGCTGGGCGCGGCATACGCGTCGATGTTCCCGGGGACCTCGGACCGGATCATCATCGACAGCAACGTCGGCGGCACCGCCCTCGACCATGACGCCCTGCGCCGGTTCGGGCTGGGCATGGAGCAGACGTTCGGGGACTTCGCGGCGTGGGCGGCGGCCCGGCACGACACCTACGGCATCGGCCGGACGGCGGCGGAGGTACGGCGGAACTACCTGACGCTCGCGGCCCGGCTCGACGAGGAACCGGTGGACGGCTACGACGGCGTCACGTTCCGGCTGCTGGCCTTCACGGCCATGTACGACTCGATCGTCTATCCGCTGCTGGCGGAGCTGTGGCAGGCGCTGCAGAACGGTGACGAGGCCGCGGTCGCGAAGCTGGCCGCCGAGGCCGGGGAGCCGGTCGCCGAGGAGAACGCCCTGTCCTCGTTCCTGGCCGTGACCTGCAACGACAGCGACTGGTCCGAGGACGTGGCGACGTACCGGAGGGCGGTCGCGAAGGACCGGAAACGCTACCCGCTGTTCGGCGCCGCGGCCGCGAACATCACGCCGTGCGCGTTCTGGCCGTACGAGCGGTACGAGCCGACCGTGAAGATCAACGACCGGGGCCCGCGCAACGTGCTGATCATGCAGAACCTGCGGGACCCGGCCACGCCGTACCGTGGGGGGCAGCTCGCCCGGGAGGCGTTCCGAAAGCGGTCCTCGCTGGTGACCGTGGACGGCAGCGGCCACGGCGTCTACGTCTTCGGCACGAACCCGTGCGCGCAGCGGGTCGGCACGGCATACCTGGTCGACGGCGTGATGCCGAGGGACCCCTACTGCGCGGCCGGGACGCCGGCCCCGGACGCGGACCCGCGGCGGCGGGCGGACCTCCTCAACCGGCTGTCGAACGGGTTCTGA